In Elaeis guineensis isolate ETL-2024a chromosome 1, EG11, whole genome shotgun sequence, a genomic segment contains:
- the LOC105035518 gene encoding agamous-like MADS-box protein AGL80: MARKKVNLAWIANDSTRRATFKKRRKGLMKKVSELATLCDVKACVIVYGPQEPQPEVWPSVPEVTRVLARFKSMPEMEQCKKMMNQEGFLRQRVAKQQEQLRKQERENRELETMLLMYQGLAGRSLHSLRIEDATSLAWMVEMKVKAVQERMGLVRAQMASSSQQVVLEAPIEAPAPMAVMKEKTPLEAAMEALQRQNWLMEVMNPNDNLMFGGGEEMVQPYMDHTNNPWLDPCYFPLN; the protein is encoded by the coding sequence ATGGCAAGGAAGAAGGTGAACCTGGCATGGATCGCCAACGACTCGACGAGGAGGGCGACGTTcaagaagaggaggaaggggtTGATGAAGAAGGTGAGCGAGCTGGCGACGCTGTGCGACGTGAAGGCGTGCGTGATCGTGTACGGCCCTCAGGAGCCGCAGCCGGAGGTGTGGCCGTCGGTGCCGGAGGTGACGAGGGTGCTGGCGCGGTTCAAGAGCATGCCGGAGATGGAGCAGTGCAAGAAGATGATGAACCAGGAAGGATTCCTCCGCCAGCGCGTCGCCAAGCAGCAGGAGCAGCTGCGGAAGCAGGAGCGCGAGAACCGGGAGTTGGAGACGATGCTGCTCATGTACCAAGGCCTGGCGGGGAGGAGCCTGCACAGCCTCCGCATCGAGGATGCTACCAGCCTGGCGTGGATGGTGGAGATGAAGGTGAAGGCGGTGCAGGAGAGGATGGGGCTGGTGAGGGCACAGATGGCGTCCAGCAGCCAGCAGGTGGTGCTGGAGGCGCCGATCGAGGCACCGGCACCGATGGCGGTGATGAAGGAGAAGACGCCGCTGGAGGCGGCCATGGAGGCGCTCCAGAGGCAGAACTGGCTCATGGAGGTGATGAACCCCAATGACAACTTGATGTTTGGTGGtggagaggagatggtgcagcccTACATGGACCATACCAACAACCCATGGCTTGACCCCTGCTACTTCCCTTTGAACTGA